The Quercus lobata isolate SW786 chromosome 4, ValleyOak3.0 Primary Assembly, whole genome shotgun sequence genome segment TTTTCCAGTGtaccatattttatatattgtatGTGAAATTTCTCTAGATATCTCACCTACCCACTTAGTCCACTTAGTCTCCTGAAGGCATATTATGTTTATGCTCTTCCTAATCATTGTATCTACTATTTCCGTTAGTTTTCTAATTAAAGAACCTATATTCCAAGTGCCTGTATGAATCCTATTCTCTTGGACTAGCTTCTTTACCACACCCGTCCATCAAAGTGTGGGAACTCTTGCCCATTTTTCACTACTCCGGAGGGCCGATGTAGTGTGCCACTTAAAGGGAACACCCTAGCTAAACATTGCCCACTTTTCACTATATTTGGGGTTCAATGCAGCATGTCACTAATAGGGGACTCCCTGATGCGTATTGTAGTGGATCCTGACTAATTTAGACTGAATGTCAACTTTCCACAACCCTCTTTTTCCCGGGCTTATTATTGGCTGtgaacaaaatatatgacaCTAAGCATAGACATAGATGAAGTTGTAAAGATAAAAATcagttattaaaatttaatcatGTCTTGCAGTGTTCAGTTGATTGAAGATTTATCATCTTTTCAAAACTCAGCCTCTAAGATGTCATAAGAATTTACTTGGCCTCTTTTTGTATCTAGACTTACTGAAGTTGTaatgtaaaatgaaaatgttgggtgacttgtcaaaaaagaaagaaagttttaGGTGATCATATTGAGCGATTGGGAGGGACAGTGGCAAATCATTCTCTATACAAGTTCTCTCACAAAGGTTTTTGAACAGAATTTTGACAGGTGCGAGGTGTGAGTGCCTATGTGTTGTAGGACACAACCAAAACGATGTAGCAAGAAAATAAAGGATAGGTAACCTAGGAATTGAGGCTTGATTGGAGTCAACactaagcaaaaagaaaaaaaacctctaAGAGTCAACACCAGACCAGCACCAGACCAATGGGAGTATTCCAAGAGAAATTTTGTTCATCATCAaaataaaccattttaataGGAGTATATTATTGTGCTAATATAGATTATAGACTACTAAACCCTAGTTTTAATTGATGTAAGGaaccctaattctaattgaCTTAGGAAAcctaattttaaattacttgGGAATTCTCACttatttgaattataaaatttccCTTGCTCTAGGATACTAATTATTCTACTCAATACTCCATGACAAAGACAAGGGAAATTCTCACTTATTGTCTTTGTCATGGAGTATTGAGTAGAATGATTACAAAAGCAATGTCAGTAGATTGTATACACGGGGTCTCTGTTGATATCTTGAGTGGCGTATCTTTGGTAATTTCTCATGTCCTCTATGCAGATGATACTCTTGTTTTCTGTGAGGCCAATTCTACAGAATTGCTTTGAGGCAGTGTCATAGGTTGAGGATAAATCTGGGtaaatttgaaattgtgttaGTTGGGAGGTTTTGAATATTGATGATTTCGTGGGTAATCTTGGATGTCAAGTATAAACTCTCCCTTTGAAGCACTTGGGGCTTCCATTAGGAGTAGCTTTTAAAACGAAATCCATTTGGGATCCTATATTAGATTGTATGCAATGGAGATTGGCCGGATGGAAGAAattgtatttgtcaaaaggggGCTCTACCACTCTCATTAAAAGTACTTTATCAAGCCTCCCCacttgttttatgtttttgttttctcttccaGTGGGTGTGGCAAATCAAATGGAGATACTCTAGAGAGATTTCCTTTGGGGTTGCATGGGTGAGGAGTTCAAGAGCCTGTTTGGTTTATGGGTTTTCATCAcccaattttcagttttcatcactcattttCCAAATTGTGGGCCCCACACCaactttgtttgtttggatCAATTTCTTAACTCAATTTccataatactaaaaaaaaaatgagtttgagttatgaaaactgaaaacaaatttttgatattttcagtttttgagaattgagtttcagtggcatttttgtaaaattaagcaaataatGGGACCCTCCCATATGACTTGTCCCATCACATAAAGTCTCTCTCCAAAAATTAGTTTGACctcatttctttttctccaGCCTGTTGTCTCTCCTCCCCTACCATTTTTTCTTCTGCCTAGAGCTCTCTCCTCGCCAAACCTCCATTGCTCTTCCATAAACCACCATGAGCCACCGTGAGATGGCTCTCAATCAAGTCTCTCGATTCAAGCAGCCTAGATTGGTTCAAGCTCAGCCTCATTCACTCCGGCTtgagctctctctcttcccctttGCTAgatcattttctctctcttgagtTTTGGTgagcattttctctctccctctctcctccCCTTTGCCAGATCGGTTCATCTCTCTCCTTAATTTCGTATTTTCGTGATTTAGGTCTCCAATCTAAGGATTTGGGTCTTTGATCTAAGGATTTgagtttgggttttttgttgtggttgtggtttgaGGCTTGGGCTGTGGTGGAgcttgtggttgtgggttttcTGTGCATTCGTTTGGATTTTTTGGTGGAGGTTGTGGTTTTGGTTGAGGGCTattggtgggtttggatttttgattCATTCGGAATTTTTGGTGgaggttgtggttgtgggtgtgggtttctgggtttttgccgttggtggtggtggagctGGGTTTGGGAGTATCGGCTACTCTgcattttatgggttttttgatGGGAGAATATGAGAGAGGATGAagagtagaaaagaaaagggacgCGGGTAGCAACCATAACCTTCTGTGTAGTGTCAATGGGTGGGTCCcccattttgtcaaaaaatggAGTTAAAAACTGAGATATATGACtgagttttgtgaccaagcaaaaGTGTTGGATTTTTTGAGTGATAGTGGGGTTTGGGTTATGAGTTAtgggttttgagtttgagttatgaaaactgagtaCTGAATTATGAAAATTGAGACAACCCTAAACCAAATGAGCCCTAAATTTCATTCAGTGGGTTGGAGACTTGGAGATCTTGTTGCACCCTTGTTAGTCAAGGGGGTTTGCGAATTAAGAGTTTTGTCTTTTCAATCTAGCTTTTTTGGGCAAGTGGTTGTGGCATTATGGATCAAAGAGGTGGCTTTATGGTGTTAGGCGGTGGATGTGAAATATGGATCCAGCCCTTGTTGCTTGGGAGAGGTGAGGGGTCTCATGGAGTGAGTTTATTGAAACACATCTGCAGAGGGTAGGTTTGATTTTCTCGTTTTATTTGTTGTGATGTAGGTGATGGCATTAGAGTCCTTTTGGCATGAAGTATGGCATGGGGAGGATGCTAAGAAGGATCAGTATCCAGCTTTGTATCTTATTGCCAGGGATTGAAATGCAACAATTGCAAATTACATGGAGGTAAGGTAGGGCCAGGTTTATTGGAACCCTTTGTTCATTTGTGCAGTGCTAGATTGGGAAGCAGAGGAGGTGACTCAGATATTGGGGGATCATTACAGCAGTAAGATTCAGGtggtgttggggggggggggacattGATATGGGTCCCTTCATTTTGCAAAATGAATTCCTAGCGAAAAGTTATTACAAGTTTATGCAGGGGGGTGGGCCACAGATTTAGTGGAAGAGTATATGGAAAACTCCTGTCCCACCTAGGgtggctttctttgtttggtgtGTGGTTCTTGAGATAATTTTGACAGCCGATCAATTAAGAAATAGGGCTATTATCATCCTAGAATGGTGCTTCATGTGTAAACGCAGTGTGGAGGATGTGAATAACTTATTACTGCACTATTCGGTGGCTCAGGATTTGTGGTCCATGATATTTTGTTTGTTCGGTGTCTCTTGGGTGATGCTGTGTTCAGTAAAAGAAATTTTGTTGAGTTGGGCAGGGTAAAGTGGGAGGAGAGGCAGCAGGGGAGCTTCATTAGTGTTTCCATTGAGTACATTGGTGTGAACGAAATGCAAGATGCTTTGAGAACCAGGAGCTCTGTCTGATGAAAGTTGAAGTTTTGGCTGTTGGAAGTCTTTATACAAGTGATGCTCAATGACTTCTTTGATCGAAGAACCCTTCGATTTCATGGACTCCCTGGGTTCTAGTTAACTGTTctgttttttcttgttttgtttttgtttttgtgagcTCTTTCCTCTTGTATACTCCCATGTACTTGAtgagggtttttattttttattattatttttttaatttttatctatcAAAACAAATCTTTCCTTGGCTTCCTGCATCACTATGGCCTATGTGTTGCTATGGAGAGACTTATCAGAAACCTTGATAAGCTCAATGCACTTTCTGAATCCTTGATGATGTCTTTTCCTGCTAGAGGATTAGTAGGGAATGATGCTTCTTGGTGTTCAATTGATGTCTGTCACCTAATCAACCTGGTTTACACCCTTCTTCATGCCTGTGCGTTTCATATGTATGTCTTGAAAACAAATGAATTAGGTATCTATGACAAATGTTTTAATGTCATTCTATAATTTAGTAGTGTATTTTATCTATGCCTACCTTGTTACCGCATATAACATTCGCATTTAATGCTCATTAAATTTCACGGAATATTTTTTAAGTGCTGAGATCTGGATAGATTGTGGGTTTGTCTGAAATAAGCAActgtcatatattttttttgttgtatctTTTTACTATTCATAATTTCATATCAACATTCAGAGTCTGGGAGGCGTTATGGCAACCAATCCCGGCGATCTTGGCAAGTTCCTGAGCATGATGGACTTCTTGGTAGTGGTTCTTTTCCTAGACCATCTGGATATGCAGCAGGAGTTTCTGCTCCAAAGTTACGAGCTAATGATCAATACCAGCTCAGTAAGACTAATGAGCCCTATCATCCACCCCGTCCTTATAAGGTTAGGatcatatttatttatgttcttGACTATTATTTGTAGGCAAATGTCAGACCATAATGCCTATAGTTGTGGATTTGGAGTCATGCGGCACTTTTACAGTGCTTCTGTATGATTTTATATACCTTTAAGAGTAAATGTAATgcaaaaagaatgaaagacCAGTTGTAATTCATGTTAGATGAACCTCCCCctgatgtgatttttttctaCTGTAAATTCTCCAGGCAGCACCTCATTCACGAAGGGAGGGCAATGACTCATTCAATGACGAAACATTTGGTTCTTCAGAGGATACAAGTGAGGACAGAGCagaagaggaaagaaagagaagaggtAATTCGGATTGACTGGCAGAGGCAACtcgtgtgtgtgtgagagagagagagtaactaCATTACTTCTTCTAAGTTTGCGAGTTTAAAATTTGATGACTTTCCTTTCAGCTTCCTTTGAGTTAATGAGGAAGGAACAGCAGAAAGCATTTCAAGAAAAGCAGAAGTTAAATCCAGAAAAGCGTAAAGATGGGTTCGACATTTCCACACTGATGGAGGATTCCAAAGACGAGAAGATACTTTTGAATAGAAGCAACGAGTCTGGTGACTCTGTGatattaaaaaactcaaataatgATTCTGAAAAATCTTCTTTACCCCCACAAACTCCAGCAGCCAGACCACTTGTACCTCCAGGTTTTACAAGCACAAATGTGGAAAGGAATCTTGGACCAAAGTCTGTAATTCATCCCCATACGGTGGAGGTaacaatatttcattttaatctGATTGGTATGCATGGAAAAGTGATTTATTtgaaaaaggaaataagaaaagTGCATACTGAAGTTGGCTGGTAATGCATGTTTCTTTTTGTCACAAGAATTTGATCCAAACATTTAGTTGccatatttttatgataaaggGGTTTTAGTAAgcattttactttttctattgaTTTGGAAGTGTTGTTCCATCTTTATTGAAGGTTTAAACCTAAATTTTTGTTGTGCTTGGACTTTTGTAGTTTATTGGAAATATTGTAGTGTTTGAGAATTCACCAGGAAGAAGCTGAAAAGTCAGTACTCAGTAGCAATATCGAGTAATTCTACCTAAATTCAGTAATTACACAAAAGAGGAAACCCTTGTCGTAATGATAAAATGCAAATtcaagatcacttgacactTTCCAATTATGAGTGTTATAGAAAATTCTAGGAAGGAAAGGGGACATTTGCTGATTTGCTGATCactcttttcttcctcttccgcCCACTCTCTTCTCTTGCCTATCTGTGATGCCATGGGCTTCAAAACCTGTAAGCCTTTGAACTACTACCTAATACATTCTAATATGCTAGAAAAAGTCTAGGGACACAACAACATCTaacatgtaaatatatatatatatatatatatatattttattttattttattccgACCTATGGTGGGTTGACACCTTAGCTTGTTGTGAAAATGCTTTGAGATTTTGTTGTGTCCATAGAAGAACTCTGGGCTATGACTTGAACACCCATGCTTGTTTATATGTTTTCTAACATATTCATGAAagatattttctagaaaattcaTTAATTAGATCTGTGTAATAATATAAAGGTCATAGTATTGTTAAGAATGCAGGAACAATGTATTTTTGGGAGGCTGATATTCTTGTTAAGGAATGGGCCTGTATAGTATTGTTTAGAATGCAagagaaaatttattttgaaagggTGATATTCTTGTTAAGGAATGAGCCTGTCACTTGTGTACAGTGTCATTTAATAGTCGTAAGTCTGGCTATATCATGTGGTTTAGTTTCCACTTGCTGACCAGTCTGCTAGGTTTAGTGTGTGCTGGcttagcatatatatatatatatattttgtgtgtgtgtgtattgtttctttctttttaatagcAAATATATGTTGACCCATGATTGAATCATGTAATCATATGTGATGTCATCTTTTGCTTTTCCTCTCATTAATAGTACATGCATCTGTTGCTTCTGTAGGTTGTGAATCCTGAACTTGGGAATAGCCTTGCACATGCCAAAGGTAACCATGTGTTAAATGGGACTTCTGATAATCAAGTGGAGAAACAGTCATCTGAACAAAAGGGTTTGACTGAGCACCAACTCGGAAGTACTAATATGTCAATAAATAATATGAGTGAAAAGAACCTAAATGCAATATCTAGTAAAACAACTGACATGGATGGTCAATTGTACAAGAATTCTTATCATTCAGAAGCTGTTGAAGCTTCAGAAAGTGAAGTTATTGATCTTAATGCTGAAAAGGTTACTGGGAATAAAATAGTAGGAGAATCCAATCAAAATCACTCAACTTCAATCCTAGATAAAATTTTTGGCGCTGCAATAACTGGTGGTGGGCCCTCTAGTTTCATTGAGGTAATCATGGTTTCTAATGGAACTTTCTTAATGCCCCTTCTGTGCCCTTTTTATGTtgataaatatgaaaaaatatctGTAATTTTAATACACTATCAGTATCAATACAATCCTTATATTTGTTTAAACTAAATTTTCAGgctttttaaatgaataaaattatttttttgattggtaagttaTGCACCTGGTGGGTCTTGAATCCATGACCTCACCCTATACATTTCTCTTGCAAGGGGAGTAGGTTTcatttattcagaattttctttctgCCATGCCTTGGCATTCTTTCAGCTGTTGCCATGACATTTGATGTATGGGTGTACTTAATTTGATTGACTGATATTTGATCGATATCTGTTTCCCTCATGAgtgtgaataaaaaattaggtTGTAGTTTTATAAAACGATGATTTCTAATCCATTTGTGGTTCATTGAATATTACTATGCCATGTTAACATGAAAATAATACTTATAGAATACAGGTATGCGTTGCCATCACCAAAATTTGTTGAGTAGCTGATAAATACTTGCATAAATTACAATTAGAGGATCATGTGAATATTGATTCAAAATTATACTCCGTTGGAATGGGTGGAACATCTTTTGGTTCTAATTTAAGTCCCAAGTGaatttgaaatgaattttattaagtGAATTTTAGCTTTGACTATATTATCTGCCTTGAACAAGTTTGCCAGTTTTTTTTAACTGTACTTTGCATGGGTTCTTCACTTCTTATCCCAGAGAATGtatttgttgctattttttggttgacatatatatatatccttctAAAAGTAGAATTGTTGCTATTTTTTGGAAGGATGCTCATATTCTTGTTTTTGACTACAAAGTCCTCACCTTGATGTATCTCTctcataaatttatttgttttttttatagcatCATGATAGTAAAGTAGATGAGACATTGATCCCTCCTGCTACCCAATCTTCCAAGTTTGCTCGTTGGTTTCTTGAAGAAGGTATGCTAGTGTCAATGTTCAGGTTTTAAGTGTTTGGATATGTTACAACTTAAAACTGGTTTTTGATTTATGTTAAATAATATGCGTTAAGCTCTgatttttctttccatgttgCTGCAGAAAAGAAACCAGTTGATGATCTCTCCAGCAGGCGGAATGACTTGCTCTCATTGATTGTCAGTGGTGAGAAAGGTGGATTGCAGGTTTCTGATGTGAAGAATACCGACCATGTTTTACCTAATATTCCTTTTCAAAGCTCTGAACCTGCAGACAGGCATGCAACACCAAATGTAACATCGGCCATAGTTGAAAACTCTGAGCTGTACAAGAATAAACCACAGGCAGTTCCAGTTGTCATTACTTGTGAAGATCTTGAGCAGTCGATGTTGTCAGAAATTAGTGAAAATGTCGCAACTTTGCAGCCACCTATTCAAGTTGTGAGCATTCCTGATAAAAAGATTGAGCCGCCAAAAGCTACAATCGatgatagtgcatctcagcaCCTCCTTTCATTGTTACAAAAGGGAACAAGCCTGAAAGATATTGAACCATCCCAAAATCTAGAAATCCAATCTTCAGAGAAACTACATAACAATGAAGGAGCAAGTTTAGCAAGTTTTGACTCTGCAGTTCATGATTCAAAAGAGTTAAATACCAAGAATGCCTCCAATTCAGGGCAGGCTCTGACTCTTGAAACACTCTTTGGGACTGCTTTTATGAAGGAGCTGCAATCAGTTGGAGCACCTGTTTCTGTCCAGAGGGGCTCAGTTGGGAATGCAAGAGTTGATAATTTGGAGCCTCATGAGTTCCCTTTTCCTGGCATGGATGATGGCCATATGCCTACAAATGAAATTGGGTCCAATACAATTAGTTATGAAAGCAGTGTTTTAACCTCCCAGCAAAGAGTGCAAACCAAACCGGTAATGATTGAAGAGCAATGGTTAGGTTTTGATGATCCTCAAACTGAACTGGATTCATCACAGCTTCGAACTGGCTTAAAGTCTAAGCTTGGTGGCTTTGATGGGCCTGTTGATCTTCGGCTTCCTGAAGAGGATAGCTTGATTATGGTAAATGATCCTTTGAGCCTTCAAAAGTATGCGACTGCCGGGAATATAGCTAAAACTGAAGTGTCACCCTCCCCAAACACTCAAGTTGGCATTGCTGAAAAACTAGCTTTCAATTCTATCTTCAAAGACGAGAGATCTTTTATGGGAGGTCAAGAAGGTCAACCCTTTCTTCGTGGCCCTTATGATCTGAGGGAGCCTGATATTCCTTATCAGGGTCTGAGTGTTCAACCATCTTCTCCACGGCTTCACCCTCCTCATTCTAATCATTTGGGACCGCTGTTCCATCAGTTAGATTCTCATCCTTCCAATATTAATGCCCAAATGAAATTTATGGCCCCTGAGGGAATCATCCATCATGATCCTCCACCAAATCGTCAATTTCCTGCAAATATGCTTCGTCCTCCTTTCCATCACCCCAGCACTGGATTGAGTGGGCTTGATCCCCCCAGTCATCACCCTATGCTGCAACAGATGCACATGTCTGGAAACTTTCCTCCACCTCACCTGCTTCAAGGATTTCCCAGGAGTTCACCCATGCCAGCTCCACCAAACAGGGGTGCACCTCTGCCTCCTCATGTCAACAATCAGATGAACAATTTTATGCCTGAAATGAACCCACTGCAAGGCTTTCCTTTTAGTCACCGGCAGCCAAACTTTGCTGGTCTTGGAATGCCACCACCAGGTAAATCTCTCACTCCTCTATCGTTCTTTGTATGCGATTTTTCACGTTGTTtcttgctttttaatttttaccatGGCTAACTGCTTTCCTTATATAATTTGATTGGGTTGTGGTAGATTTCACTGCAATGGTTTCATTTGAGCCCAAATTGTGTTAACGTGGTTCTCTTGGAATCCCAAAGTTTTCTTGGTGTAGGATTCTAAAATTCTACTTCTCAATCAGCCTAAACCATATTTTAGCACATTATGTATGACCCCTGgactggtaaagtctcttgtCGTCAAAcaagagatttggggtttgaACTCTGTCTACACCAAATCCAATTGATGTCTTGGCCtctgatgataaagagaaaTTATCATGGAGTTgatgccataggttgaaattatattgtacctatcaaaaaaaagtgTGACCCCTCTTAGAATTTCGCTTTATCAAACTTTCCCTGAacgattctccaaaaaaaaaaaaaaaaaaaaaaaattccctgaACATGaacaattaatttaatttaatttaatttaattttttcaaataaaatgtgAAGTTATTCATGGTGGTAAATGTGGACACGAAATCATTGATGTCCTCTCAACTTCATTGGCCTTACTGTGACAATTTAGATGGCCAACTAGACCAGCtttttatgatttcttttcCAAGAGATGCCATCAGCAAAATACCATTTTCGCCTTTCATTGAAATGGAGGTGAAATGTTGATTTACTGTGTTAAAATGCAAATAAAAGGTGAAGAGCATAATGCTTAGCTCGTacgtttcttttccttctattcCTTCTTTTATGTCCCAACACGCTAGAGAAAATACACCATATTTGTTCCAGTCCATTTCCATTTAAGATAAATATTCATACCATTCCATTTTGTTCTTTGATATGCTCCTAGAGGAAGGAGAAAAAAGGCAATGATAAAAATTTTGAGACTGCAGCTGCATTTGAATCATTGTTATATATGTTTGCATTATGCAAGAAATTGCATGTCTTTTACTAAGAGCCTTATAGTTTAGTGGCATAGCTTGCCCTTATTTATTAGGAGAGCTAGGGTTTAGATCCCTCACCCCCATTGTTGCAAATTGCAATTATctaattgtcaaaaaaaaaaaaaaaaaaaaaaaagactgcaTGTCTatcttattttttctaatttattcaTTGTTGAATTTCAGCTCCTGATGCTGGCGGTGGAAGCAATCATCCAGAGGCAATCCAGAGGCTTTTCGAGATGGGGCTCAGGTCAAATTCCAAACAGATTCAGCCTTTTGCCACTGGTGGCCCGGGTCAGGGGATGTATGGTAATGAACTGGACATGGGTTTTGGGTATAGATAGTTGACCATTAACTGTGCTTGTGTATATGGCAATGTATTCAACATCTTTTGCTTGGATGTGCAACTCCTTGCATCATGGGATTATATGCTTCTTTTATGAGGGAATTAGGTAGCTTAGTGTAATTAATGGATGCTTCTCGCACTTGCACTTATtgttttgctttgattttgttgtcaaatttaaaagaaaaatcagagtATCTACTGAACTGAGGAAGTCCAATGGACGAGTTGGTCATAGAATAAGAAGAATGAAATGGGGTATCATGCTACTAGAAAACTGATGATTGCTCTTTTTCTAGATAGGAACAAGAATTGGCCACCCGTCTTGCCGAGTCAAGAAGCCATTCTAGTTTTTAGTTTCTACCCTcctttcaaaatcaagttaggGTAGGGAATTAGCACCCGTTGACTACTCCGTGCCTTTTAGCGTGGATATTGTTGGGTTGATGGTGAACACATTGATACTATCTTAAATGTTAATATTCAAATAAGAATATCTTAAATGTTAATATTCATATAAGAATTTGAAGCATCTCTTCATAGGTTTCCATTCATTTGATCTGTTCATGAACTGTTAGAATTCGGCTCGTGAAAAGTTCATTTATATTCATTTGTTTAGCAAACTTATCAAATTCAAACTAAAGTTTAGGCTTGACTATTAAATAAACCaatctcaaaaataataattaacaagaGGCTTGATTTaactatataatattatatttttaggGAGGGGCTCATCTTCAGtttttatatctcttgtttCCTCCCATTTTTaaatggatgaaaaaaaaaaaaaaaatctcctccCTTTTCTAAATAGAAGAAACAGATGGAAAATAACTGATCCGACTATTAAAACGCCAACATGAAAAAATACTATAGTGacctaaaaaaaagt includes the following:
- the LOC115987310 gene encoding uncharacterized protein LOC115987310; its protein translation is MSLEIEEQSSMDQPVEMNHESQKKMKTYTREFLISLSELDVCKKLPSAFDQSILSEFEDSSQDRQRISGNLSANSFRRNEYGSSPPTRGDLNSYSRGVHGRWESRSSTRSDKDSDSQSDWDPSESGRRYGNQSRRSWQVPEHDGLLGSGSFPRPSGYAAGVSAPKLRANDQYQLSKTNEPYHPPRPYKAAPHSRREGNDSFNDETFGSSEDTSEDRAEEERKRRASFELMRKEQQKAFQEKQKLNPEKRKDGFDISTLMEDSKDEKILLNRSNESGDSVILKNSNNDSEKSSLPPQTPAARPLVPPGFTSTNVERNLGPKSVIHPHTVEVVNPELGNSLAHAKGNHVLNGTSDNQVEKQSSEQKGLTEHQLGSTNMSINNMSEKNLNAISSKTTDMDGQLYKNSYHSEAVEASESEVIDLNAEKVTGNKIVGESNQNHSTSILDKIFGAAITGGGPSSFIEHHDSKVDETLIPPATQSSKFARWFLEEEKKPVDDLSSRRNDLLSLIVSGEKGGLQVSDVKNTDHVLPNIPFQSSEPADRHATPNVTSAIVENSELYKNKPQAVPVVITCEDLEQSMLSEISENVATLQPPIQVVSIPDKKIEPPKATIDDSASQHLLSLLQKGTSLKDIEPSQNLEIQSSEKLHNNEGASLASFDSAVHDSKELNTKNASNSGQALTLETLFGTAFMKELQSVGAPVSVQRGSVGNARVDNLEPHEFPFPGMDDGHMPTNEIGSNTISYESSVLTSQQRVQTKPVMIEEQWLGFDDPQTELDSSQLRTGLKSKLGGFDGPVDLRLPEEDSLIMVNDPLSLQKYATAGNIAKTEVSPSPNTQVGIAEKLAFNSIFKDERSFMGGQEGQPFLRGPYDLREPDIPYQGLSVQPSSPRLHPPHSNHLGPLFHQLDSHPSNINAQMKFMAPEGIIHHDPPPNRQFPANMLRPPFHHPSTGLSGLDPPSHHPMLQQMHMSGNFPPPHLLQGFPRSSPMPAPPNRGAPLPPHVNNQMNNFMPEMNPLQGFPFSHRQPNFAGLGMPPPAPDAGGGSNHPEAIQRLFEMGLRSNSKQIQPFATGGPGQGMYGNELDMGFGYR